A region of the Deltaproteobacteria bacterium genome:
TTCGAGAGTTTGCTTTCAACAGACTTAACAAGCCCTATAACATCATACTCTGCCCTTCCACATGTTGGGCAGGATATGATCTCAACACCATACCTGTATAGATCAAGTGACCTTAAAATATCGTATCCGGCTTTTACTTCTAATACAGGATTATCCGTAAGCGATACCCTTATTGTATCACCTATGCCTTCATATAATAATATGCCTATGCCTATTGCGGATTTTATGCTTCCCGATAAAAGTGTGCCTGCCTCTGTTACTCCCAGATGCAGGGGATAATCGATAATGCCTGCGAGTTTTCTGTAAGCATCTATCATCATCAGGACATTACTCGATTTTACGGATACCTTAATCATTGTAAAATCGAACTCCTCAAGTGATCTGATGTTCCTCAATGCCGATTCTACGAGTGCATCCGGCGTAGAATGATAATCATACTTTTCCAATATATCCTGAGGCAAAGAACCCGAATTAACTCCAACCCTGATGGGTACAACAAAATCCTTCGCTGCCATTACGATTTCTTTTATTCTGTCTTTGTTCCCTATGTTTCCGGGGTTAATTCTCAAGCCTTGAACGCCATTTTTTATGGATTGAATGGCAAGCCTGTAATCAAAATGTATGTCGGCAATAACAGGGATATTTACTGATGCAACGATCGTTTTTAC
Encoded here:
- the ispG gene encoding flavodoxin-dependent (E)-4-hydroxy-3-methylbut-2-enyl-diphosphate synthase, with product MRTKHKTKVISIGNVKIGGNNPVVVQSMTSTDTRDIHSTVKQINQLKEAGAGIVRVAVPDMEAAKAVKTIVASVNIPVIADIHFDYRLAIQSIKNGVQGLRINPGNIGNKDRIKEIVMAAKDFVVPIRVGVNSGSLPQDILEKYDYHSTPDALVESALRNIRSLEEFDFTMIKVSVKSSNVLMMIDAYRKLAGIIDYPLHLGVTEAGTLLSGSIKSAIGIGILLYEGIGDTIRVSLTDNPVLEVKAGYDILRSLDLYRYGVEIISCPTCGRAEYDVIGLVKSVESKLSNVKKPITIAIMGCVVNGPGEAKEAEIGIACGKGSGILFKHGKPDRKIKERDYEQELLKEVNELLKE